In one window of Musa acuminata AAA Group cultivar baxijiao chromosome BXJ3-2, Cavendish_Baxijiao_AAA, whole genome shotgun sequence DNA:
- the LOC135631583 gene encoding GDSL esterase/lipase At5g55050-like, with translation MMRQDSDLIPRPYPATNRSTTRPQEPRQTPSETNTFLLLNLFLAALSTLTTAAVSPAVFVFGDSTVDVGNNNFLPSDAPKVNFPPWGIDYPGRTPTGRFTNGFNYADYVAKAVGLAMSPPPFLSLSNGNQMLRGVNFASGGAGILDTTGGDVIAMATQIEDFEQVAANHTERLGNKSAAVFLEKSLVHLIVGSNDIYALYSLLSPGNSTQKDEVVVLLLDKFKHQIERLYDLGARKFAVLGVAPIGCVPMVRVAISSYGCNEDLNDLCLRFKTATKALLKDLSMSLKGFQYSFGDLYEMFTQIFSDPQKYGFTELKAACCGGGRLNAEFACLPNSTYCSNRDQYAFWDLSHPSQALHKTMTQLALYGPPLIANPINIHQLVKS, from the exons ATGATGAGACAGGACAGCGACCTGATCCCCCGCCCATACCCTGCTACGAACCGCTCCACCACGCGACCCCAGGAGCCGCGTCAAACGCCATCGGAG ACGAACACCttcctcctcctcaacttgttctTGGCTGCTCTCTCCACGCTAACGACAGCTGCAGTTTCACCTGCGGTCTTTGTGTTCGGAGACTCCACCGTCGACGTCGGGAACAACAACTTCTTGCCCAGCGATGCACCGAAGGTCAACTTCCCTCCCTGGGGAATCGATTACCCTGGACGAACTCCCACCGGGAGGTTCACCAATGGCTTCAACTACGCCGATTACGTCG CCAAAGCAGTAGGCTTAGCGATGAGCCCGCCACCTTTCCTTTCTCTTTCCAATGGGAATCAGATGCTGAGAGGAGTAAACTTCGCATCTGGTGGGGCAGGGATTCTCGATACCACA GGCGGAGATGTGATCGCCATGGCGACACAGATTGAAGACTTCGAGCAGGTTGCGGCGAACCACACGGAAAGATTAGGGAATAAGTCTGCTGCTGTCTTCCTGGAGAAGTCTCTCGTTCACTTGATCGTTGGGAGCAATGACATCTACGCGCTGTATTCTCTTCTCAGTCCGGGAAACAGCACTCAGAAGGATGAAGTCGTCGTTCTTCTACTCGACAAGTTCAAGCATCAAATAGAG AGGCTATATGATCTCGGAGCACGAAAATTTGCAGTCCTGGGAGTTGCACCGATTGGGTGTGTTCCGATGGTCAGAGTCGCAATTTCTTCGTATGGCTGCAACGAAGATTTAAATGATCTTTGTCTACGCTTCAAGACTGCCACAAAGGCCCTCCTGAAGGACCTCAGCATGTCATTGAAGGGATTCCAGTACTCGTTCGGAGACTTATATGAAATGTTCACCCAAATCTTCTCTGATCCCCAAAAATATG GGTTTACGGAGCTCAAAGCTGCGTGCTGTGGAGGTGGGAGATTGAACGCCGAGTTTGCCTGCCTGCCGAACTCCACATACTGCAGCAACCGTGACCAATACGCCTTCTGGGACTTGAGTCATCCCTCCCAGGCTTTGCACAAAACGATGACTCAGCTGGCACTCTATGGACCGCCATTGATAGCCAACCCCATCAACATTCATCAGTTGGTGAAGAGTTAG
- the LOC135631267 gene encoding wall-associated receptor kinase 2-like isoform X2, whose product MRRLVTSGRWCSSEGREGMGLAEVLLLLFLTLGPMGSIGAENTSTDITFPLPSNCPKSCGNISFEYPFGISSGCFRAGFNLTCINQTTDPPSQSLLLGDGTIEVIDFDMDNGTVYVKTPIVTMDVDEEYLSDTLIDLRNFPFSFNLDANFTDSFTISLAYNWFFVSGCSANADLVDLATNKTIHTCSTTCHANSSSPHEYWENIEGIVNGTRTQVSVTTLAYYITDHPTCKEAYKNMITYACRSKNSDCYDVFPRIAHTNYTIGYICRCSLSYQGNPYIPNGCQDVTFTPSLSNNCSTKCGDVDIYFPFGVEEGCYRDQSFFLKCNKTIEPHTLFFRDYYIVMNMSLEEGKLEVKINNDRFYFSFAYENQPFIGLEELLILNWIITDQSCKDAKLNTTTFACVDQHSSCNDKKISSNDGQEISGYRCQCNDGYEGNPYLLNGCRDIDECSIPQKYVCYGTCINTNGSYSCTCPPGSSGDPTQKACIPGKKHTLVLGVIIGVSNSVGLLLLSTSLIILRRKWKKRKQKRIRKKHFRQNHGLLLQQLISSREDVAERTKIFPLEEIEKATNNFDETRVLGRGGHGTVYKGILSDQRVVAIKKSKIVKKSEIDQFINEVAILSQINHRNVVKLFGCCLETEVPLLIYEFISNGALSDHLHTLDGSCVLSWETRLRIAAETAGALAYLHSAASISILHRDVKSSNILLDDHFTAKVSDFGASRFIPLDQTHIVTAVQGTFGYLDPEYYQTSQLTEKSDVYSFGVILLELLTGKKPIFSIEHENKQNLSTYFLQALKEKRYFDLVEDRVMKEETKQELMEVIRLVATCLKFKGSKRPSMKEVEYKLQSLRRIKKNGDNHIAEGNEETTCLLRDSSDTLSNSVDLATEGTSRNYSLEKEILWSDYNPR is encoded by the exons ATGCGAAG GTTGGTAACATCTGGACGTTGGTGTTCGAGCGAGGGAAGAGAAGGGATGGGGTTAGCAGAGGTGCTGCTCTTACTATTTCTGACATTGGGACCAATGGGTTCAATAGGAGCAGAAAATACATCCACAGACATAACTTTTCCCCTCCCTTCCAACTGCCCAAAAAGCTGTGGTAACATCAGCTTCGAGTACCCTTTCGGTATAAGCAGCGGCTGCTTTCGTGCAGGTTTTAACCTGACCTGCATAAACCAAACCACTGATCCTCCTTCTCAGAGCCTcttattgggcgatggtaccattgaGGTCATTGATTTTGATATGGACAATGGAACCGTGTACGTGAAAACTCCAATTGTCACCATGGATGTCGACGAGGAATATCTCAGCGACACGTTGATTGATCTGAGGAATTTCCCCTTCTCTTTTAACTTGGATGCAAACTTTACAGACAGTTTCACTATTTCATTGGCATATAACTGGTTTTTTGTCTCTGGTTGCAGCGCCAATGCTGATCTAGTTGATCTTGCTACCAATAAAACCATTCATACTTGCTCAACTACCTGTCATGCCAATAGTTCAAGTCCACATGAATACTG GGAGAATATCGAAGGAATAGTGAACGGGACGAGAACACAAGTGTCGGTTACCACCTTAGCATATTACATCACCGACCACCCAACATGTAAAGAGGCTTACAAGAATATGATCACTTATGCTTGCCGCAGCAAGAATAGTGATTGCTACGATGTCTTTCCTCGTATTGCCCATACAAATTATACTATTGGATATATTTGTCGGTGTTCATTAAGTTATCAAGGTAATCCCTACATACCCAATGGCTGCCAAG ATGTAACTTTCACACCATCTTTGTCAAATAACTGTTCAACAAAATGCGGGGATGTTGATATCTACTTTCCTTTTGGGGTGGAAGAGGGTTGTTACAGAGACCAGTCATTTTTTCTAAAATGCAACAAGACAATTGAGCCTCACACTCTCTTCTTCCGTGACTACTACATTGTGATGAATATGTCGTTGGAGGAAGGGAAATTGGAAGTCAAGATAAATAATGATCGTTTTTACTTTTCCTTCGCATACGAAAACCAACCTTTCATTGGTCTTGAAGAGCTATTGATCTTAAATTGGATAATCACAGACCAGTCCTGCAAGGATGCTAAGCTAAACACGACCACATTCGCATGTGTCGACCAACATAGCTCATGTAATGACAAGAAAATTAGTAGCAATGATGGCCAGGAAATTTCAGGATATCGTTGCCAATGTAACGATGGTTACGAAGGAAATCCATATCTCCTGAATGGATGTAGAG ATATTGATGAGTGTAGCATTCCCCAAAAATATGTTTGCTATGGAACTTGTATTAACACGAACGGCAGTTATAGTTGCACGTGCCCACCTGGGTCGTCCGGTGATCCTACTCAAAAAGCCTGTATCCCTGGCAAAAAGCATACTCTTGTATTGG GTGTCATCATCGGCGTAAGTAATAGCGTGGGCCTATTGCTGTTGAGTACGAGTTTGATCATCCTACGGAGgaaatggaagaaaagaaaacaaaagagaataAGAAAAAAACACTTCCGTCAGAATCATGGTTTACTGCTACAACAACTCATCTCTTCCCGCGAAGATGTTGCTGAGAGAACAAAGATATTTCCTCTTGAAGAGATAGAAAAGGCAACCAATAATTTTGATGAAACTCGAGTGCTCGGTCGCGGAGGACACGGAACAGTTTACAAAGGAATTCTGTCGGATCAACGCGTAGTCGCCATAAAGAAGTCAAAGATTGTGAAGAAGAGCGAGATAGATCAATTCATCAATGAGGTTGCAATTCTTTCTCAAATTAATCATAGAAACGTGGTAAAGCTTTTTGGTTGCTGCTTGGAGACTGAAGTGCCCTTATTGATCTATGAATTTATCTCAAATGGTGCTCTTTCGGACCATCTCCATACTTTAGATGGTAGTTGTGTATTGTCATGGGAAACTCGTTTGAGGATCGCTGCAGAGACTGCAGGAGCACTTGCTTATTTGCATTCGGCTGCTTCGATATCTATTTTACACAGAGATGTTAAATCATCGAATATTCTCTTGGATGATCACTTCACAGCAAAAGTATCAGATTTTGGGGCTTCAAGATTTATTCCACTTGATCAAACTCATATAGTTACTGCTGTTCAAGGTACCTTTGGATACTTGGATCCAGAGTATTATCAAACAAGTCAACTGACAGAGAAGAGCGATGTTTATAGCTTTGGGGTCATTCTTCTGGAGCTTTTAACAGGAAAGAAACCTATTTTCTCCATCGAGCATGAGAACAAACAAAACCTGTCAACGTATTTTCTTCAAGCATTGAAAGAGAAACGCTATTTTGATCTCGTGGAGGATCGTGTTATGAAAGAAGAGACTAAACAAGAGCTTATGGAAGTTATTCGACTAGTAGCAACGTGCTTGAAGTTTAAAGGAAGCAAAAGGCCTTCGATGAAAGAAGTGGAGTATAAACTACAAAGCCTAAGAAGGATCAAGAAGAATGGAGACAATCATATTGCAGAAGGTAATGAAGAAACTACATGCTTGCTAAGAGATTCATCAGATACTTTGTCTAATTCAGTTGACCTAGCAACCGAAGGGACATCTAGGAATTATAGTTTAGAAAAAGAAATCTTGTGGTCAGATTATAACCCACGGTGA
- the LOC135631267 gene encoding wall-associated receptor kinase 5-like isoform X1, whose protein sequence is MRRLVTSGRWCSSEGREGMGLAEVLLLLFLTLGPMGSIGAENTSTDITFPLPSNCPKSCGNISFEYPFGISSGCFRAGFNLTCINQTTDPPSQSLLLGDGTIEVIDFDMDNGTVYVKTPIVTMDVDEEYLSDTLIDLRNFPFSFNLDANFTDSFTISLAYNWFFVSGCSANADLVDLATNKTIHTCSTTCHANSSSPHEYWYSFDTGYCIFYMYYMNAENLTSLGIRFTRLNQTEHNLFNASIIKAFLYNGRNFIRENIEGIVNGTRTQVSVTTLAYYITDHPTCKEAYKNMITYACRSKNSDCYDVFPRIAHTNYTIGYICRCSLSYQGNPYIPNGCQDVTFTPSLSNNCSTKCGDVDIYFPFGVEEGCYRDQSFFLKCNKTIEPHTLFFRDYYIVMNMSLEEGKLEVKINNDRFYFSFAYENQPFIGLEELLILNWIITDQSCKDAKLNTTTFACVDQHSSCNDKKISSNDGQEISGYRCQCNDGYEGNPYLLNGCRDIDECSIPQKYVCYGTCINTNGSYSCTCPPGSSGDPTQKACIPGKKHTLVLGVIIGVSNSVGLLLLSTSLIILRRKWKKRKQKRIRKKHFRQNHGLLLQQLISSREDVAERTKIFPLEEIEKATNNFDETRVLGRGGHGTVYKGILSDQRVVAIKKSKIVKKSEIDQFINEVAILSQINHRNVVKLFGCCLETEVPLLIYEFISNGALSDHLHTLDGSCVLSWETRLRIAAETAGALAYLHSAASISILHRDVKSSNILLDDHFTAKVSDFGASRFIPLDQTHIVTAVQGTFGYLDPEYYQTSQLTEKSDVYSFGVILLELLTGKKPIFSIEHENKQNLSTYFLQALKEKRYFDLVEDRVMKEETKQELMEVIRLVATCLKFKGSKRPSMKEVEYKLQSLRRIKKNGDNHIAEGNEETTCLLRDSSDTLSNSVDLATEGTSRNYSLEKEILWSDYNPR, encoded by the exons ATGCGAAG GTTGGTAACATCTGGACGTTGGTGTTCGAGCGAGGGAAGAGAAGGGATGGGGTTAGCAGAGGTGCTGCTCTTACTATTTCTGACATTGGGACCAATGGGTTCAATAGGAGCAGAAAATACATCCACAGACATAACTTTTCCCCTCCCTTCCAACTGCCCAAAAAGCTGTGGTAACATCAGCTTCGAGTACCCTTTCGGTATAAGCAGCGGCTGCTTTCGTGCAGGTTTTAACCTGACCTGCATAAACCAAACCACTGATCCTCCTTCTCAGAGCCTcttattgggcgatggtaccattgaGGTCATTGATTTTGATATGGACAATGGAACCGTGTACGTGAAAACTCCAATTGTCACCATGGATGTCGACGAGGAATATCTCAGCGACACGTTGATTGATCTGAGGAATTTCCCCTTCTCTTTTAACTTGGATGCAAACTTTACAGACAGTTTCACTATTTCATTGGCATATAACTGGTTTTTTGTCTCTGGTTGCAGCGCCAATGCTGATCTAGTTGATCTTGCTACCAATAAAACCATTCATACTTGCTCAACTACCTGTCATGCCAATAGTTCAAGTCCACATGAATACTGGTACTCATTTGATACAGGATACTGTATTTTTTATATGTATTATATGAATGCTGAGAATTTGACTTCCTTGGGGATTCGGTTCACTCGTCTCAACCAGACCGAGCATAATTTGTTTAACGCCTCTATCATTAAGGCCTTCTTGTATAACGGGAGAAATTTTATTAGGGAGAATATCGAAGGAATAGTGAACGGGACGAGAACACAAGTGTCGGTTACCACCTTAGCATATTACATCACCGACCACCCAACATGTAAAGAGGCTTACAAGAATATGATCACTTATGCTTGCCGCAGCAAGAATAGTGATTGCTACGATGTCTTTCCTCGTATTGCCCATACAAATTATACTATTGGATATATTTGTCGGTGTTCATTAAGTTATCAAGGTAATCCCTACATACCCAATGGCTGCCAAG ATGTAACTTTCACACCATCTTTGTCAAATAACTGTTCAACAAAATGCGGGGATGTTGATATCTACTTTCCTTTTGGGGTGGAAGAGGGTTGTTACAGAGACCAGTCATTTTTTCTAAAATGCAACAAGACAATTGAGCCTCACACTCTCTTCTTCCGTGACTACTACATTGTGATGAATATGTCGTTGGAGGAAGGGAAATTGGAAGTCAAGATAAATAATGATCGTTTTTACTTTTCCTTCGCATACGAAAACCAACCTTTCATTGGTCTTGAAGAGCTATTGATCTTAAATTGGATAATCACAGACCAGTCCTGCAAGGATGCTAAGCTAAACACGACCACATTCGCATGTGTCGACCAACATAGCTCATGTAATGACAAGAAAATTAGTAGCAATGATGGCCAGGAAATTTCAGGATATCGTTGCCAATGTAACGATGGTTACGAAGGAAATCCATATCTCCTGAATGGATGTAGAG ATATTGATGAGTGTAGCATTCCCCAAAAATATGTTTGCTATGGAACTTGTATTAACACGAACGGCAGTTATAGTTGCACGTGCCCACCTGGGTCGTCCGGTGATCCTACTCAAAAAGCCTGTATCCCTGGCAAAAAGCATACTCTTGTATTGG GTGTCATCATCGGCGTAAGTAATAGCGTGGGCCTATTGCTGTTGAGTACGAGTTTGATCATCCTACGGAGgaaatggaagaaaagaaaacaaaagagaataAGAAAAAAACACTTCCGTCAGAATCATGGTTTACTGCTACAACAACTCATCTCTTCCCGCGAAGATGTTGCTGAGAGAACAAAGATATTTCCTCTTGAAGAGATAGAAAAGGCAACCAATAATTTTGATGAAACTCGAGTGCTCGGTCGCGGAGGACACGGAACAGTTTACAAAGGAATTCTGTCGGATCAACGCGTAGTCGCCATAAAGAAGTCAAAGATTGTGAAGAAGAGCGAGATAGATCAATTCATCAATGAGGTTGCAATTCTTTCTCAAATTAATCATAGAAACGTGGTAAAGCTTTTTGGTTGCTGCTTGGAGACTGAAGTGCCCTTATTGATCTATGAATTTATCTCAAATGGTGCTCTTTCGGACCATCTCCATACTTTAGATGGTAGTTGTGTATTGTCATGGGAAACTCGTTTGAGGATCGCTGCAGAGACTGCAGGAGCACTTGCTTATTTGCATTCGGCTGCTTCGATATCTATTTTACACAGAGATGTTAAATCATCGAATATTCTCTTGGATGATCACTTCACAGCAAAAGTATCAGATTTTGGGGCTTCAAGATTTATTCCACTTGATCAAACTCATATAGTTACTGCTGTTCAAGGTACCTTTGGATACTTGGATCCAGAGTATTATCAAACAAGTCAACTGACAGAGAAGAGCGATGTTTATAGCTTTGGGGTCATTCTTCTGGAGCTTTTAACAGGAAAGAAACCTATTTTCTCCATCGAGCATGAGAACAAACAAAACCTGTCAACGTATTTTCTTCAAGCATTGAAAGAGAAACGCTATTTTGATCTCGTGGAGGATCGTGTTATGAAAGAAGAGACTAAACAAGAGCTTATGGAAGTTATTCGACTAGTAGCAACGTGCTTGAAGTTTAAAGGAAGCAAAAGGCCTTCGATGAAAGAAGTGGAGTATAAACTACAAAGCCTAAGAAGGATCAAGAAGAATGGAGACAATCATATTGCAGAAGGTAATGAAGAAACTACATGCTTGCTAAGAGATTCATCAGATACTTTGTCTAATTCAGTTGACCTAGCAACCGAAGGGACATCTAGGAATTATAGTTTAGAAAAAGAAATCTTGTGGTCAGATTATAACCCACGGTGA